The proteins below come from a single Gimesia alba genomic window:
- a CDS encoding nucleoside 2-deoxyribosyltransferase: MKHSDEQIRVYCAGPLFNRSEREEMTAIADQLTQTGYQVYLPHRDGMEFRLVLDVLVERNWDTPTAAQFLHEAIFALDVYQLVEECEAMVWNLNGRTPDEGAVSEAAMAWILGKPLIAYQDDVRSLIQGRVNPLLVGMVEFESVDQIDLIPNVLSEAIQNQGLRPSVQSTLLPAKVQRAVQAGRVLWDAMCSEGAQEDNEMIATVVEELFSPNDRSTLLA; encoded by the coding sequence ATGAAACATTCTGATGAGCAGATACGCGTTTACTGTGCGGGCCCATTATTTAATCGATCTGAACGCGAAGAAATGACGGCGATTGCCGATCAGTTAACCCAAACCGGATATCAAGTCTATTTACCTCATCGGGATGGCATGGAGTTTCGCCTGGTGCTGGATGTTCTGGTAGAACGGAACTGGGATACACCGACGGCGGCTCAGTTTTTGCATGAAGCCATTTTTGCGCTGGATGTGTATCAGCTTGTTGAAGAATGCGAAGCGATGGTCTGGAATCTGAACGGCCGGACGCCCGATGAAGGTGCGGTTTCAGAAGCAGCCATGGCCTGGATTCTGGGAAAACCGTTGATCGCGTATCAGGATGATGTCCGTTCTCTGATTCAGGGACGCGTGAATCCGCTTCTGGTGGGAATGGTAGAATTTGAATCCGTTGATCAAATCGACTTGATTCCCAATGTATTGTCAGAGGCAATTCAGAATCAAGGTCTGCGGCCTTCGGTTCAAAGCACACTGTTACCAGCGAAGGTGCAACGGGCTGTCCAAGCGGGGCGCGTATTGTGGGATGCGATGTGTTCCGAGGGCGCACAGGAAGATAACGAGATGATTGCAACGGTCGTAGAGGAGCTGTTTTCTCCCAATGATCGCTCGACACTGCTGGCCTGA
- a CDS encoding DUF2079 domain-containing protein: protein MNQNTTASSQFDSRRFTYGLLCILLGSGTVTLAVQSIFSNLDIATLYVSSDLWQSLIQDWSGQIEPATRSAIIPFFPLMGYLMIAALGTWAGGAFLISKTQRRSYSSALTEWGWNGYRWWLLPGAWEIFRVAAFILGWTSIESLLLATSQFWFSVAIAVWIAAFAALLFPVSPLDSELKTEAVNETRKIVIPFSAWLMMGLFVTIFTFMNWRLYEGLLLPHGDSAMYEEHLWNVSHGKGFRSYLDQGLFWGEHIQFIHLFLLPLYLIRPSHLMLELCETLALAVGAIPLYRMAVRHSRSALVGKTIVAAYLCYFPLQFLDIAIDLKTFRPISFGVPLLLFALEAIEMKRWKTTVVLLLLTLTAKEDYAIMLGPLGLWIAWQQWRTRKQESATAKPNLLKTVAPGVGLSLFAVVYLAFVVKVAIPWFRSGEQVHYVGYFQKFGNSLGEVVQNILFNPALLLGELFRPDTFIYALALLVPLGFLPLFSPSRLLVATPIFGLLCLNELAHDPRHHFHAPIVPILCWAAAFGAGNIPAFIDRWKWKIKSTTAQTFATHFLWSSAIATGIFFSLGPLGLVFWDSGSSWYWQRLYVPGERARQFEKVASQIPPDSKVASTDFVHPRFTHHARSYDYSNYKRKVNEYQSGVPADTDYIVIDTQHPYSEIKTPDQIPEYHDHPDQWELIPDQTNGYFIILKRKSAPGSDSKD, encoded by the coding sequence ATGAATCAAAATACGACAGCCTCATCCCAATTTGACAGCCGCCGTTTCACCTACGGACTACTCTGCATTCTACTGGGAAGTGGTACGGTCACTCTGGCAGTACAATCCATTTTCAGCAATCTGGACATCGCCACCTTATACGTCAGTTCCGATTTATGGCAAAGTCTCATCCAGGACTGGTCCGGCCAGATCGAACCGGCAACGCGATCCGCCATCATTCCCTTTTTCCCCCTGATGGGTTATCTGATGATCGCTGCCCTGGGTACTTGGGCCGGCGGTGCTTTTTTGATTTCTAAAACACAACGCCGTTCCTATAGCTCCGCGTTAACGGAGTGGGGCTGGAACGGATACCGCTGGTGGCTGCTGCCCGGTGCCTGGGAAATTTTTCGCGTGGCTGCCTTCATTCTTGGTTGGACCAGTATCGAAAGTCTGCTGCTGGCAACATCTCAATTCTGGTTTTCCGTAGCCATCGCAGTCTGGATCGCCGCCTTTGCCGCATTACTCTTCCCCGTTTCCCCGTTGGATTCCGAACTGAAAACGGAAGCCGTAAATGAAACTCGTAAAATCGTGATTCCTTTCTCTGCCTGGTTGATGATGGGGCTGTTTGTGACCATATTCACGTTCATGAACTGGCGATTGTATGAAGGCTTGCTGCTACCCCACGGCGATTCTGCCATGTATGAAGAACACCTCTGGAATGTGTCGCACGGAAAAGGTTTTCGCAGCTATCTGGATCAAGGTCTCTTCTGGGGAGAACACATTCAGTTCATCCACCTGTTCTTACTGCCGCTATATCTGATCAGGCCTTCTCACTTAATGCTGGAATTATGTGAAACACTGGCACTGGCCGTTGGTGCGATTCCCCTGTATCGCATGGCCGTACGTCATAGCCGTTCGGCGCTCGTCGGCAAAACTATCGTAGCCGCTTATTTATGCTATTTTCCGCTGCAGTTTCTTGACATCGCCATTGACCTGAAAACGTTTCGCCCGATTTCGTTCGGGGTCCCCCTGCTGCTGTTTGCACTGGAAGCGATCGAAATGAAACGCTGGAAGACAACAGTCGTTCTCCTATTACTTACATTGACCGCCAAAGAAGACTACGCCATCATGCTCGGCCCGCTGGGGCTTTGGATTGCCTGGCAGCAATGGCGCACGCGAAAACAGGAAAGTGCCACAGCCAAACCGAATTTACTGAAAACAGTCGCTCCGGGTGTCGGCCTTTCCCTGTTTGCGGTGGTCTATCTGGCATTCGTCGTGAAAGTCGCCATTCCCTGGTTTCGTAGCGGCGAACAGGTGCATTACGTTGGCTACTTTCAAAAATTCGGAAACTCACTTGGTGAAGTCGTCCAGAATATTTTATTCAACCCGGCACTGCTGTTGGGGGAACTGTTCCGCCCCGATACCTTTATTTATGCTCTAGCGCTGCTTGTCCCCTTAGGCTTCCTGCCTCTGTTTTCGCCAAGCCGTTTATTGGTGGCGACACCGATTTTCGGTTTGCTTTGTCTTAATGAACTGGCCCACGATCCCCGCCATCACTTCCATGCACCGATTGTCCCCATTCTCTGCTGGGCGGCAGCATTCGGCGCTGGGAATATCCCCGCTTTTATTGACCGCTGGAAATGGAAAATCAAATCAACAACAGCACAAACGTTTGCCACACATTTTCTCTGGTCCTCAGCCATCGCCACAGGCATCTTTTTCAGCTTGGGACCATTGGGCCTGGTTTTCTGGGACTCCGGTTCATCCTGGTATTGGCAGCGGCTGTATGTCCCCGGCGAACGAGCCAGACAATTTGAGAAAGTGGCGTCACAGATACCACCTGACAGCAAGGTCGCATCAACCGATTTCGTCCATCCTCGCTTCACGCACCATGCACGCTCTTACGATTACAGTAACTACAAACGCAAAGTCAACGAGTACCAGTCGGGAGTCCCCGCTGATACCGACTATATCGTGATTGACACACAGCACCCTTACAGCGAAATCAAAACCCCGGATCAGATTCCCGAATATCATGATCACCCCGATCAGTGGGAGTTGATTCCAGATCAGACAAACGGTTATTTCATTATCCTGAAACGTAAATCGGCACCAGGATCCGACTCGAAGGATTGA
- the ettA gene encoding energy-dependent translational throttle protein EttA, whose protein sequence is MAQQYIMQLEGVTKVYEQKEILKDIWLSFFPGAKIGVLGANGAGKSTLLKIMSGEDTNFSGEARPAKNIKIGYFKQEPDLDPNQTVDECISEAVAESQAILDRYNEVNMLFADDPSPEEMEKLIEEQATLQDQIDAANLWELDRTLEIAMDAMRVPPGDSIIGSLSGGEQRRVALCKILLQNPDLLLLDEPTNHLDAESVAWLERYLHSFTGTVVAITHDRYFLDNVAGWILELERGRGLPFEGNYSSWLEQKQSRLAVEEKQESKRQKFLKRELEWVRMSPKAQASKNKARIQRYEELAAEEYEKQSDASDIQIPISRPLGSRVLVAENVTKGFGDKLLFENFTFELPRGGIVGVIGPNGAGKTTLFKMIMGLEKPDSGTLELGDTVELSYVDQSRDALNPKKTVYEEISQGHEHLVVGKSSIHARTYVGRFNFKGPDQQKLVGELSGGERNRVHMAKLLRSGGNLLLLDEPTNDLDVETLRSLEEGLEHYSGCALVVSHDRWFLDRLATHIIAFEGDSKVRWFEGNYKMYEAKRHEELGKDADSPHRIQFKPLSR, encoded by the coding sequence ATGGCACAACAATATATCATGCAACTGGAAGGCGTCACTAAAGTCTATGAACAGAAGGAGATTCTGAAAGACATTTGGCTTTCGTTTTTCCCCGGTGCCAAAATCGGGGTTTTGGGGGCTAATGGTGCTGGTAAAAGTACACTCCTGAAAATCATGTCAGGGGAAGATACCAACTTTTCCGGTGAAGCCCGCCCCGCCAAAAATATTAAAATCGGTTACTTCAAGCAGGAACCGGATTTGGACCCCAATCAGACGGTTGATGAATGTATCTCGGAAGCGGTTGCAGAATCCCAGGCGATTCTCGATCGCTACAACGAAGTCAACATGCTGTTCGCCGACGATCCTTCTCCGGAAGAAATGGAAAAGTTAATCGAAGAACAGGCAACCCTGCAGGACCAGATTGACGCCGCCAATCTCTGGGAGCTCGACCGGACATTAGAGATTGCCATGGATGCGATGCGAGTTCCGCCTGGCGATTCAATTATCGGCAGCCTGTCCGGTGGCGAGCAACGTCGCGTGGCACTCTGTAAAATCCTGCTGCAAAACCCCGACCTGCTGCTACTCGACGAACCGACCAACCATCTCGATGCAGAATCGGTTGCCTGGCTGGAGCGGTATCTGCATAGCTTCACTGGCACGGTTGTCGCGATCACCCACGATCGCTACTTCCTGGATAACGTCGCTGGCTGGATTCTGGAACTGGAACGAGGCAGAGGCCTTCCCTTCGAAGGAAATTATTCCTCGTGGCTCGAACAGAAACAGTCGCGTCTGGCAGTGGAAGAAAAACAGGAATCCAAGCGTCAGAAATTCCTCAAGCGGGAACTGGAATGGGTTCGCATGTCACCCAAAGCTCAGGCTTCCAAAAACAAAGCCCGTATCCAGCGTTATGAAGAATTGGCTGCCGAAGAATACGAAAAGCAATCTGACGCATCCGACATTCAAATTCCGATTTCCCGACCGCTTGGTAGCCGGGTTCTCGTGGCCGAAAATGTCACCAAAGGTTTCGGCGACAAACTGTTGTTCGAAAACTTCACTTTCGAATTGCCCCGTGGTGGAATTGTGGGAGTCATCGGCCCGAATGGTGCCGGAAAGACCACGCTCTTCAAAATGATCATGGGGCTGGAGAAACCGGATAGTGGAACATTGGAACTGGGCGATACGGTTGAACTTTCCTATGTTGACCAGAGCCGGGATGCCTTGAATCCGAAGAAAACCGTTTACGAAGAGATTTCACAAGGACACGAACACCTGGTCGTTGGTAAGTCCAGTATCCACGCACGAACGTATGTCGGTCGGTTTAATTTTAAAGGCCCTGATCAGCAGAAGCTGGTAGGAGAACTTTCCGGCGGTGAGCGAAATCGCGTGCACATGGCAAAGCTCCTGCGTTCCGGCGGTAACCTGTTATTGCTGGACGAACCGACAAACGACCTGGATGTCGAAACCCTGCGTTCACTGGAAGAAGGACTGGAGCATTACAGTGGTTGTGCTCTGGTCGTCAGCCACGACCGCTGGTTCCTCGATCGCCTGGCGACACATATCATCGCTTTCGAAGGCGACAGTAAGGTCCGCTGGTTCGAAGGCAACTACAAAATGTACGAAGCCAAACGCCATGAGGAACTCGGTAAAGATGCCGACTCGCCTCATCGAATTCAGTTCAAGCCACTTTCGCGCTAA
- a CDS encoding Gfo/Idh/MocA family protein produces the protein MKDSNRTVRWGILGTARIAEKISIAIHQADNAELTCIASRDPVKAADWSQRHHVKRSVGSYEALLHDPDIDAVYIPLPPSMHGEWTVRAAKAGKHVLCEKPLALNVNQAREMRRVCLENQVQLMDGVMWYHHPRAHEILKLIRSDALGEHRRFTSSFTFCWDEVPENDLRLQRDLGGGSLGDLGWYCIGAALWAFNELPQKVFGTARPYNDVDYNFSGIMWFTKNRIASFDCGFDVSMRKWFELAGTKGSLVCDDFTRPWENKKPAFYVNDGFGNATKHETEAPLQETCMINHFCDIIRSGRLEQQWPDLGINTQRVLNALDYSARTETVVNLADFFPT, from the coding sequence ATGAAAGACTCAAACCGAACTGTCCGCTGGGGTATCCTCGGCACAGCACGTATCGCAGAAAAAATCAGCATTGCCATTCATCAGGCTGATAATGCAGAACTGACCTGCATCGCCAGCCGTGATCCGGTGAAAGCAGCTGACTGGTCGCAACGGCACCATGTAAAACGAAGTGTAGGCAGCTATGAAGCACTCTTGCACGATCCGGACATTGATGCAGTTTACATCCCTTTACCTCCCTCGATGCACGGCGAATGGACGGTTCGCGCAGCCAAGGCCGGCAAACATGTTCTCTGTGAAAAACCGTTAGCTTTAAATGTGAATCAAGCCAGAGAAATGCGACGCGTTTGTCTGGAAAATCAGGTTCAACTGATGGACGGTGTGATGTGGTACCACCATCCCCGTGCTCATGAGATACTGAAACTGATTCGCAGTGATGCACTCGGAGAACATCGCCGTTTCACTTCTTCATTTACATTCTGCTGGGACGAAGTCCCAGAAAATGATTTGCGATTACAGCGCGATCTGGGCGGTGGCTCGCTGGGTGACCTTGGCTGGTATTGTATCGGTGCCGCACTTTGGGCATTCAATGAACTTCCCCAAAAAGTGTTCGGCACCGCGCGACCTTATAATGATGTTGACTATAATTTTTCCGGCATTATGTGGTTCACTAAAAATCGCATTGCTTCATTTGATTGCGGATTTGATGTGAGTATGCGGAAATGGTTTGAACTCGCTGGCACGAAAGGCTCGCTGGTCTGTGATGACTTCACACGTCCCTGGGAAAATAAGAAGCCTGCCTTTTATGTTAACGACGGCTTCGGCAACGCTACCAAACACGAGACGGAAGCCCCTTTACAGGAAACCTGTATGATCAACCATTTTTGCGACATTATTCGTTCTGGTCGGTTAGAGCAACAATGGCCTGATTTGGGAATCAACACACAACGGGTCCTGAATGCCCTGGACTATTCTGCCCGTACAGAAACCGTGGTGAATTTAGCTGACTTCTTTCCCACATAA
- a CDS encoding branched-chain amino acid aminotransferase encodes MKLMLIQLMNEEAGFIVSSELVLVSTIAVLAMIVGLSEVAHGVNQELEDVGSAFGRINQSFYVAGASGHKGYTYGSDFHDQFDFCDGENDIVCDRPPVREGRGGYNY; translated from the coding sequence ATGAAACTCATGCTGATCCAATTGATGAATGAAGAGGCGGGATTTATCGTCTCGTCTGAACTGGTCCTTGTCTCAACGATTGCCGTGCTGGCGATGATAGTAGGACTCAGCGAAGTTGCTCACGGCGTGAACCAGGAACTCGAAGATGTGGGCAGTGCCTTCGGACGGATTAACCAGAGTTTCTATGTCGCTGGTGCCTCAGGCCATAAAGGCTACACCTATGGCAGTGATTTCCATGATCAGTTTGACTTCTGTGACGGAGAGAACGACATCGTCTGCGATCGTCCTCCTGTGAGAGAAGGACGAGGCGGCTACAACTATTAA
- a CDS encoding Flp family type IVb pilin: MKNILNQLINDEAGFIVSAELVLISSIAVLAMIVGLSEVANNVNQELEDVGSAFSCIDQSYMLSNAHGHKACTESSSFYDQSDFCSGQWDVQ; encoded by the coding sequence ATGAAAAACATCCTCAACCAACTCATCAATGACGAAGCCGGTTTCATTGTTTCTGCAGAACTCGTGCTGATATCCAGCATCGCCGTTCTGGCTATGATTGTCGGACTTTCTGAAGTTGCCAACAACGTGAACCAGGAACTTGAGGATGTGGGCAGTGCTTTCTCTTGTATCGATCAGTCTTACATGCTGAGCAACGCACACGGCCACAAAGCCTGTACTGAATCCAGCAGCTTCTACGATCAATCTGACTTCTGCTCTGGTCAGTGGGACGTGCAATAA
- the tig gene encoding trigger factor, protein MSDELATTDATAEETVSADSEYKMSVTAKIDEVGPCKKHVTVTVPRADIDHFYSESVSELGGQATVPGFRVGHVPKKLIEKRFRQELTDQVKQRVLMESLELIAEDNDLDPINEPTIDVESLEIPEEGEFQFEFEVEVRPDFKLPEYKGLKLERPVREIGDKDVDEYLNRFLNQYGEMEERKEAAETEDYLEVSIKFEHDGKPLSEVNELVVPLRPVLRLQDAEIKDFGKLMAGVKTGDTRDTEIEVSEEAEQIEMRGEKVKATFTVKSVKFIKVPEINEELLERIGAESEEELREEVKNILERQVTYEQRQTTRSQVLDKITESADWDLPESLVTKQVENALRREILEMQQAGFSRQDIQARENELRQQAISSTRKALKEHFVLDKIATTENLEVQPQEIDMEIYYMAMQQGESPRRVRARMVKSGMIENLEAQLRERKAVDVILEKAEYTETEMEKPKENQVSAVARSVCSTFAAAASEEEEAGADEE, encoded by the coding sequence GTGTCTGACGAACTCGCCACAACTGATGCCACCGCTGAAGAAACTGTCTCTGCGGATAGCGAGTACAAAATGTCCGTGACCGCCAAAATTGATGAGGTTGGTCCCTGTAAAAAACATGTCACTGTCACTGTTCCTCGCGCAGACATTGACCATTTCTATTCTGAATCCGTTTCAGAATTAGGAGGCCAGGCAACGGTTCCTGGTTTTCGCGTGGGCCATGTGCCCAAGAAGTTGATCGAAAAACGCTTTCGTCAGGAACTGACCGATCAGGTCAAACAACGGGTTTTAATGGAAAGCCTGGAGCTGATTGCAGAAGACAACGATCTCGACCCGATCAATGAGCCAACAATCGATGTGGAAAGCCTGGAAATCCCCGAAGAGGGCGAATTCCAGTTCGAATTTGAAGTTGAAGTTCGCCCCGATTTCAAATTGCCGGAATATAAAGGCCTGAAATTAGAACGTCCTGTTCGCGAAATTGGAGATAAGGACGTTGATGAATACCTGAACCGCTTCCTGAACCAATATGGTGAAATGGAAGAACGCAAAGAGGCAGCGGAAACAGAAGACTACCTGGAAGTCTCGATTAAATTCGAACACGATGGCAAACCGCTCAGCGAAGTCAATGAGTTGGTTGTCCCACTGCGACCTGTCTTGCGTCTGCAGGATGCGGAAATCAAAGATTTCGGCAAGTTGATGGCCGGAGTCAAAACAGGCGATACCCGCGATACGGAGATCGAAGTCTCTGAAGAGGCAGAGCAGATCGAAATGCGGGGCGAAAAAGTCAAAGCCACATTCACTGTGAAAAGTGTAAAATTCATCAAGGTCCCTGAGATCAACGAAGAGCTTCTTGAAAGAATCGGTGCTGAATCTGAAGAAGAGCTGCGAGAAGAAGTCAAAAACATTCTCGAACGTCAGGTGACCTACGAGCAACGCCAGACGACTCGATCACAGGTTCTGGACAAAATCACCGAATCTGCAGACTGGGATCTGCCTGAGTCCTTAGTGACTAAGCAGGTTGAAAACGCGTTGCGTCGTGAAATCCTCGAAATGCAGCAAGCTGGTTTTTCCCGCCAGGATATCCAGGCTCGTGAAAACGAACTGCGTCAGCAGGCCATTTCCTCAACACGCAAAGCATTGAAAGAGCATTTCGTGCTGGATAAAATTGCGACAACAGAAAACCTGGAAGTTCAGCCCCAGGAAATCGACATGGAAATTTACTATATGGCAATGCAGCAAGGGGAAAGCCCACGCCGCGTTCGTGCCCGTATGGTTAAGTCCGGTATGATCGAAAATCTGGAAGCACAGCTGCGTGAACGGAAAGCCGTCGATGTCATTCTGGAAAAAGCAGAATACACCGAAACGGAAATGGAGAAACCAAAAGAAAATCAGGTTTCCGCAGTGGCCCGGTCTGTCTGTTCTACATTCGCTGCAGCAGCCAGCGAAGAGGAAGAAGCCGGAGCAGACGAAGAATAA